In Rhineura floridana isolate rRhiFlo1 chromosome 1, rRhiFlo1.hap2, whole genome shotgun sequence, the following proteins share a genomic window:
- the FCHSD1 gene encoding F-BAR and double SH3 domains protein 1 isoform X5 codes for MEHLLNIQTELLETVKEVSKTKKHYTHIQRAGEVAREKAADVDARLKKSDHGIFHTKASLQKLSAKFSVQLVENSQQLVVARNEYLLALAAASAHLEHYYHVELPTVFKILDGDLYERLRDQLALISQTELEVCQGAGELFQSALDASSQVCQEQNLLFLQDNTVFSAMAMQPFQPAGGDQVTSLLDVSGSSIGESGLEKEARRWATRAAKDYKIQTISEQVLQRMETRRQQAPEAEMITMEKRMEEIRENMRKAEISKVKSEARLVLLRQAGLDVDMWLASTMGQVLDEMEQERRLSEARRSEKESTPTAEDFDLAEFDDYDDSTELFEDTRPSSSMAHVYPLSCKVFFPYQACQSDELSIAQGEELEVIEDGDVEEWVKARNRTGQVGYVPEKYLLFLDSVSRERPALDGNTEEESSDMTLERELTNIMSMDLMLEPGASLVRALYDYEGQSSDELSFPEGAIIRVLPREEGAVDDGFWKGDFNGQVGVFPSLVVQEITGTQETTEQELLSPSPPAFSPPVLDHAVLSPPDSLLGGGWQGNVAGEHSSPDLNTPRIRPVRAPPPPPSKTPEADLVLGHD; via the exons GCTGCTGGAGACGGTGAAGGAAGTCAGCAAAACCAAGAAacattacacacacatacagagggctGGTGAAGTAGCCAGAGAGAAGGCTGCTGATGTGGATGCCAG GCTCAAGAAGAGTGACCACGGCATATTTCATACTAAGGCCAGCTTGCAGAAGCTCAGTGCCAAG TTCTCTGTGCAGCTGGTGGAGAATTCGCAGCAGCTGGTGGTGGCACGAAACGAGTACCTCTTGGCTCTGGCCGCTGCAAGTGCCCACCTGGAGCACTACTACCATGTGGAGCTGCCTACTGTTTTCAAG ATTCTAGATGGTGACCTCTATGAGCGGCTCAGGGACCAGCTGGCCCTGATCAGCCAGACAGAGTTGGAGGTTTGCCAAGGCGCAGGGGAACTTTTCCAGAGTGCTCTAGATGCATCTTCACAG GTGTGCCAGGAGCAGAATCTCCTTTTCCTCCAGGATAATACTGTATTTTCAGCAATGGCCATGCAGCCCTTTCAGCCAGCAGGTGGTGACCAGGTG ACTTCTCTTCTGGATGTAAGTGGCAGCAGTATTGGGGAGAGTGGATTAGAAAAGGAAGCACGCCGCTGGGCCACTCGGGCAGCCAAAGATTATAAAATACAAACAATCAGTGAGCAG GTTCTACAGAGAATGGAAACCAGGAGACAGCAGGCCCCTGAGGCAGAGATGATCACCATGGAGAAGAGGATGGAAGAAATAAGAGAGAACATGCGGAAGGCTGAG ATCAGCAAGGTGAAGTCAGAGGCACGGTTAGTTCTTCTGCGTCAGGCTGGCTTGGATGTAGACATGTGGCTGGCAAGCACCATGGGACAGGTGCTAGACGAAATGGAGCAAGAGCGACGCCTCAGTGAAGCTCGCAGGTCTGAGAAGGAGTCAACTCCTACG GCAGAAGATTTTGATCTTGCTGAATTTGATGATTATGATGACAGCACAGAACTATTTGAGGACACAAGGCCAAGCTCAAGCATGGCTCATGTTTATCCTTTGTCCTGCAAAGTATTCTTCCCATACCAG GCCTGCCAGTCTGATGAGCTGTCCATTGCCCAGGGGGAGGAGTTGGAGGTCATTGAAGATGGTGATGTGGAGGAATGGGTCAAG GCGCGTAACAGGACAGGACAGGTCGGGTATGTCCCTGAGAAGTACCTCCTCTTTCTGGATTCAGTAAGCAGGGAACGCCCAGCCCTAGATGGGAACACCGAGGAAGAGTCCTCTGATATGACCCTTGAGAGGGAGCTGACAAACATCATGAGCATGGACCTGATGCTGGAGCCTGGAG CTTCGCTAGTGCGAGCCCTTTATGACTACGAAGGGCAGAGCTCTGACGAACTCAGTTTCCCTGAGGGGGCCATAATCAGAGTGCTGCCTCGGGAGGAGGGAGCTGTAGATGATGGCTTTTGGAAAGGGGACTTCAATGGGCAAGTTGGAGTCTTCCCATCATTGGTGGTGCAAGAAATAACTGGTACTCAAGAGACAACTGAACAG GAACTGCTCTCACCATCTCCTCCAGCCTTCTCCCCTCCAGTCCTTGACCATGCAGTATTATCTCCTCCAGACAGTCTACTGGGAG GTGGCTGGCAAGGAAATGTGGCTGGAGAGCACAGTTCTCCTGACCTGAACACACCACGTATTCGCCCA gtccGAGCTCCCCCACCTCCACCATCGAAGACTCCAGAAGCTGACTTGGTGCTTGGTCATGATTAA